One region of Oceanispirochaeta sp. genomic DNA includes:
- a CDS encoding UTP--glucose-1-phosphate uridylyltransferase: MKKELLLTPEEEAELLQQGVDVILSLSILNDYNQGLAGRTPPEIPKGIPEIDGKAILDLKKSDFFLFSDDEISHFKQSYPEAASYLNPLKGQLSRADLIKAGTALLPRFAYGFLNGGSATSYGDIKKNRGFSPDLFDLYEEEFTRLSAHSRGKPKGVTPGFLQADGLAGPSYMELKLRSLLVLIKSYRDLTGKEGGDGIPFFQMTSVSNDEEVQEALHTYRESPWLKDLAASLNIPPFEAYTAMQPLITAYSHSSQGEPKQIFRNKESKFPFITLPGGHGQCFRVLKETWQKLYDKGTRFISLGNIDNLGYTLDPLELALLAIKDSPAGFDESYKTAVDVKGGILVVLKNDSLSCVDLGVGISFDEAAVLESSGKKILFNCGTGLFNLTWLLENIDRIVSDLPLRFSDQNKDAGLYSQAEQVTWEVIGMIKNPLIFAVDKYERFLAAKILLENMMTSGLKLDDPSFPHADKDLSLTARNLHRGLETLLRTQYGLTLKNNVWVPVESITNQGIKDD, encoded by the coding sequence ATGAAAAAAGAACTGCTGCTGACGCCCGAAGAGGAAGCTGAACTCCTTCAGCAGGGTGTGGATGTGATCTTATCCCTGTCCATACTGAATGATTACAATCAGGGTCTGGCTGGAAGAACCCCCCCGGAGATTCCAAAGGGGATTCCTGAAATTGACGGAAAAGCCATACTTGATTTGAAAAAGAGTGATTTTTTTCTGTTCAGTGATGATGAAATTTCGCACTTTAAACAATCCTATCCGGAAGCGGCATCTTACCTGAATCCGCTCAAAGGACAACTCTCCAGGGCAGATCTGATAAAAGCGGGCACAGCACTTCTGCCCCGCTTTGCCTATGGCTTTTTGAATGGCGGATCTGCTACCTCCTATGGTGATATAAAAAAAAATAGAGGATTCAGCCCGGATCTGTTTGATTTATATGAAGAAGAGTTTACTCGATTATCTGCTCATTCCAGAGGAAAACCCAAAGGCGTTACTCCTGGTTTTCTCCAGGCTGATGGTCTTGCCGGTCCGTCCTATATGGAATTGAAACTCCGCTCCCTTCTGGTACTGATAAAATCCTACAGAGATCTGACTGGAAAAGAAGGAGGAGATGGAATCCCCTTCTTTCAGATGACCAGTGTATCAAACGATGAGGAAGTCCAGGAAGCCCTTCACACATACAGGGAGAGTCCCTGGCTCAAAGACCTGGCAGCCTCTCTGAACATACCGCCCTTTGAAGCCTATACAGCCATGCAGCCCCTTATTACAGCCTACAGTCATAGTTCACAGGGAGAACCTAAACAGATATTCCGGAATAAAGAGTCGAAGTTTCCCTTTATCACCCTGCCGGGAGGACATGGTCAATGCTTTAGAGTTCTCAAAGAAACCTGGCAGAAGCTCTATGACAAGGGCACACGGTTTATCTCTCTGGGAAATATTGATAACCTGGGTTATACCCTGGATCCCCTCGAACTGGCTCTCCTCGCAATAAAAGACTCTCCAGCCGGATTTGATGAATCTTATAAAACAGCCGTGGATGTCAAAGGCGGGATTCTGGTTGTATTGAAAAATGACAGTTTAAGTTGTGTAGACCTTGGAGTCGGTATCAGTTTTGATGAGGCGGCAGTCCTTGAGTCGTCGGGAAAAAAAATTTTATTCAACTGTGGAACAGGTCTTTTTAATCTGACCTGGCTGCTGGAAAATATTGATAGAATCGTGTCAGATCTGCCCCTTCGTTTCAGTGATCAGAATAAGGATGCCGGTCTCTACTCCCAGGCAGAACAGGTAACATGGGAAGTCATTGGAATGATTAAGAATCCCTTGATTTTTGCTGTCGACAAGTATGAAAGATTTCTGGCAGCCAAGATTCTGCTGGAAAACATGATGACATCAGGTCTCAAACTGGATGATCCATCCTTTCCTCATGCTGACAAGGATCTATCCCTGACTGCCAGAAACCTTCACCGTGGATTGGAAACATTGTTGAGGACACAGTATGGTCTCACATTGAAAAATAATGTATGGGTTCCCGTTGAAAGTATTACTAATCAAGGAATAAAAGATGATTGA
- the hisI gene encoding phosphoribosyl-AMP cyclohydrolase — translation MIECPLDFEKTKGLIPVIVQDFESREILMQAYLNREAWDESVETSRGVYYSRSRQKLWRKGETSGHYQNLKEVRVDCDNDSVLFLVEQIGGAACHTGHKSCYYRQWKEGALVETDKALFNPEEVYGKSH, via the coding sequence ATGATTGAATGCCCCCTGGATTTTGAAAAGACAAAGGGACTTATCCCTGTGATAGTGCAGGATTTTGAAAGCAGAGAGATTTTAATGCAGGCTTATCTGAACCGGGAAGCCTGGGATGAATCCGTAGAGACCTCCCGGGGAGTCTACTACTCCCGAAGCCGGCAAAAGCTCTGGCGGAAAGGTGAAACTTCAGGCCATTATCAGAATTTAAAAGAGGTCCGTGTCGACTGCGATAATGATTCTGTCTTATTTCTGGTTGAACAGATTGGCGGAGCAGCCTGTCACACAGGTCATAAAAGCTGTTATTACCGTCAATGGAAGGAGGGGGCCCTGGTGGAAACTGATAAAGCCCTTTTTAATCCGGAAGAGGTCTATGGGAAGAGTCACTGA
- a CDS encoding YkgJ family cysteine cluster protein, with protein sequence MGRVTDSCEYKSILDRASQKYKENQDYFKKLKKVKSGVVDPPMRHLHFEVFKEIDCLKCSNCCRGTGPLLRERDINRLSRSLKMRPGSFTETYLKVDEEADYIFKNMPCPFIQNDNLCMVYQERPDACRNFPHTDGMSFKKYSSQMLENTRICPAVYLRFERMKKEIPL encoded by the coding sequence ATGGGAAGAGTCACTGACTCCTGCGAGTATAAAAGTATACTCGATAGGGCTTCCCAGAAATATAAAGAGAATCAGGACTACTTCAAGAAACTCAAAAAAGTAAAATCGGGTGTGGTCGATCCACCCATGAGGCATCTTCACTTTGAAGTATTTAAAGAAATTGATTGTTTAAAATGCAGCAACTGCTGCCGAGGAACGGGACCTTTATTGCGGGAGAGAGATATAAACAGACTCTCCCGCAGCCTTAAAATGAGACCCGGAAGTTTTACCGAAACCTACCTGAAGGTGGATGAAGAAGCAGACTACATTTTTAAGAATATGCCCTGCCCCTTTATTCAGAATGACAATCTCTGCATGGTTTATCAGGAAAGACCTGATGCCTGCCGTAATTTTCCTCACACAGACGGGATGTCCTTCAAAAAGTACAGCTCTCAAATGCTTGAGAATACCAGGATCTGCCCCGCAGTTTATCTCAGATTTGAGAGGATGAAAAAAGAGATTCCCCTATAA